The DNA segment CCGCTGGATCATCCGGCGTTGCCGGTATCGCTGCGCGCGCCGGGATCGATGCTGATCGATATCGAAGCGCACCGTCTCAGTGCCCGCTTTATCGATGATCAGGGGGTGTTGCAGGATACTTTTGTGATCCGTCGCGGCATGGGCGACGCCGTCAACTTCAGTGGCGGAAATGCCGCATGCCGGTGAAGACCATGGCAATGTCGTGTTCGTCGGCGGCGGTGATCACTTCCTCGTCGCGCATCGAGCCGCCGGGCTGAATCACGGCCCGGATGCCGGCCGCGGCGGCCTGGTCCAGGCCGTCGCGGAAGGGGAAGAAGGCGTCGGAGGCCATCACCGAGCCGGACACTTCCAGCCCCGCCTGTTCGGCCTTGATGGCGGCGATGCGCGCCGAGTTGACCCGGCTCATCTGCCCCGCGCCGACGCCCACGATCATCAGCTCGCGGGCATAGACGATGGCGTTGGACTTGACGAACTTGGCCACCTGCCAGCTGAACAGCAGATCTCCCATCTCCTGCTCTGTGGGCTGGCGTTTTGTCACGACCTTGAGCTCGTTATATAAAGCCAGATCGGCCTCCTGCACCAGCAGGCCGCCGTTGACCCGTTTGAAGTCGAGCCGCGACTGACCGTTGCTGAACTCGCCGCAGGCCAGCAGGCGCACGTTTTTCTTGGCCGCGACCACCTCGATGGCTTCGGCGCTGACACCCGGTGCGATGATCACCTCGACAAACTGGCGCTCGACGATCGCTTTGGCGGTTTCGGCGTCCAGTTCCTGGTTGAAAGCGATGATGCCGCCGAAGGCCGATTCGGGATCGGTGGCATAGGCACGATCGTAGGCCAGCAGCAGGTTCTCGGCCTGGGCAACCCCGCAGGGGTTGGCGTGCTTGACGATGACGCAGGCCGGAGTGTCGAACTGTTTGACGCATTCGAGTGCCGCATCGGTGTCGGCGATGTTGTTGTAGGACAGCGCCTTGCCCTGCAGCTGGCGAGCGGTGGCCACCGAGGCCTCGTGCTGATCGGGTTCAACATAAAAAGCGGCCGCCTGATGCGGGTTCTCGCCATAACGCATGGCCTGGACTTTGTGGAACTGGCTGTTGAAGGTGCGCGGCAGTCCACCGTGCTGGCCTTCGCGGTCGATGGCGCCCAGATAGTTGGCAATCGCGCCGTCGTAACCGGCGGTATGTTCGAAGGTCTTGACCGCCAGATCGAAACGGGTGGCATCACTCAGCGCCCCGTCGTTGTCGGCCATCTCTTCGAGCACGCGCGGATAATCAATGCTGTTGACCAGCACCGCCACCCCGGCATGGTTTTTGGCCGCGGCGCGCAACATGGTCGGCCCGCCGATATCGATGTTTTCGATCGCGGTGGACAGATCGCAGTCGGGTTTGGCGATGGCTTCACGAAACGGATAGAGGTTCACCACGATCATGTCGATGGGCGGGATGGCATGTTCCTGCATCACCGCGTCATCCGTGCCGCGGCGGCCCAGCAGCCCGCCGTGGATCTTCGGATGCAGGGTCTTGACCCGCCCGTCCATCATCTCCGGAAAGCCGGTGTAATCGGACACCTCGATCACCGGAATACCGGCTTCAGACAGCAATTTTGCCGTGCCGCCGGTCGAGAGGATCTCGACACCGAACTGCTCGTGCAGTTGTCTGGCAAATTCGGCGATGCCGCTTTTGTCGGAGACGCTGATCAGCGCGCGCTGGATTTTATTCATGGTTGTGAGTTCCCCACCAACAATTCGGCCACGGGATTGCCGTGGCCGACGTTGTGCTTATCGATTGTGATGTCCGGTGTCAGTCGTGTAATCCGTACTGCTTGAGTTTCTTGCGCAGGGTGCCCCGGTTGATGCCCAGCATTTCGGAAGCCTTGCTCTGATTGCCGCCGGTGTGCTGCAACACGGCACGAAACAACGGCTCTTCCAGCTCGGCGAGCACCATTTTATACAGATCGTTGGTCGAATGGCCTTCCAGCTGACGGA comes from the Thiohalophilus sp. genome and includes:
- the fis gene encoding DNA-binding transcriptional regulator Fis → MSEAVAMENAVVTNNNTFDSSQKPLRDCVADAMDNYFRQLEGHSTNDLYKMVLAELEEPLFRAVLQHTGGNQSKASEMLGINRGTLRKKLKQYGLHD
- the purH gene encoding bifunctional phosphoribosylaminoimidazolecarboxamide formyltransferase/IMP cyclohydrolase is translated as MNKIQRALISVSDKSGIAEFARQLHEQFGVEILSTGGTAKLLSEAGIPVIEVSDYTGFPEMMDGRVKTLHPKIHGGLLGRRGTDDAVMQEHAIPPIDMIVVNLYPFREAIAKPDCDLSTAIENIDIGGPTMLRAAAKNHAGVAVLVNSIDYPRVLEEMADNDGALSDATRFDLAVKTFEHTAGYDGAIANYLGAIDREGQHGGLPRTFNSQFHKVQAMRYGENPHQAAAFYVEPDQHEASVATARQLQGKALSYNNIADTDAALECVKQFDTPACVIVKHANPCGVAQAENLLLAYDRAYATDPESAFGGIIAFNQELDAETAKAIVERQFVEVIIAPGVSAEAIEVVAAKKNVRLLACGEFSNGQSRLDFKRVNGGLLVQEADLALYNELKVVTKRQPTEQEMGDLLFSWQVAKFVKSNAIVYARELMIVGVGAGQMSRVNSARIAAIKAEQAGLEVSGSVMASDAFFPFRDGLDQAAAAGIRAVIQPGGSMRDEEVITAADEHDIAMVFTGMRHFRH